DNA from Tsuneonella dongtanensis:
GCCGTTATCGAGCAGGGCCCTGATCTCGTCGCCGGTCAGCGTTTCGTACTCCAGCATCGCCTGCGCGAGCAGGTGCAGCTTGTCCTCCTGCGTCTTCAGGATTTCGGTTGCGCGACGGTGCGCGCCTTCGACAAGCGCCTTGATCTCGGCGTCGATCAGCTTGTTGGTCTCGTCCGAGCCCATCGTGCGCTGGCTGCCGCCGTAACCGAGGTAGCCTTCCTGCGACTGCTCGTACTGCAGCGGGCCGAGCTTCTCGCTCATGCCCCACTTGGTGACCATGTTGCGGGCCAGCGAGGTCGCGTACTGGATGTCGGACGACGCGCCGCTCGAGACCTTGTCGTGGCCGAAGATGATCTCCTCCGCCACGCGGCCGCCCATGCTGACCGCGAGGTCGGCATGCATCTTGTCGCGGTGGTACGAGTAGTTGTCGCGCTCCGGCAGGCGCATCACCATGCCCAGCGCGCGGCCGCGCGGGATGATCGTTGCCTTGTGGATCGGGTCCGAGGCCGCCTCGTGCATCGAGACAAGCGCGTGGCCAGCCTCGTGGTAGGCGGTCATCTTCTTCTCATCGTCGGTCATGACCATGCTGCGACGCTCGGCGCCCATCATGACCTTGTCCTTGGCGTCCTCGAACTCCTGCATGGCCACGAGGCGCTTGTTGCGCCTGGCGGCCAGCAGCGCCGCCTCGTTGACGAGATTGGCGAGGTCCGCGCCCGAGAACCCGGGCGTGCCGCGCGCGATCGTGCGGGCATTGACGTCGGGCGCCAGCGGCACCTTCTTCATGTGGACCGCAAGGATCTTCTCGCGCCCGTCGATGTCGGGCACCGGCACCACGACCTGGCGGTCGAAGCGGCCCGGACGCAGCAACGCGGGGTCGAGCACGTCGGGGCGGTTGGTCGCCGCGATGATGATGATGCCTTCGTTGGCCTCGAACCCGTCCATCTCTACGAGGAGCTGGTTCAGCGTCTGCTCGCGCTCGTCGTTCGAATTGCCGAGGCCGTGGCCGCGGTGACGACCGACCGCGTCAATCTCGTCGATGAAGACGATGCACGGCGCGTTCTTCTTGGCCTGTTCGAACATGTCGCGCACGCGGCTGGCGCCGACGCCGACGAACATCTCGACGAAGTCCGAACCCGAGATGGTGAAGAACGGCACGCCCGCCTCGCCCGCGATGGCGCGCGCGAGCAGGGTCTTGCCGGTACCGGGCGAACCGACCAGCAGCGCCCCCTTCGGGATCTGGCCGCCGAGCTTGGAGAACCGCTGCGGATCGCGCAGAAACTCGACGATTTCCTCGAGCTCTTCGCGCGCCTCGTCGATGCCGGCGACATCGGCGAATGTCACCCGTCCCTGCTTCTCGGTCAGGAGCTTGGCCTTTGACTTGCCGAAGCCCATTGCCCCGCCTGCACCGCCGCCCTTCTGGACCTGCCGCAGCGCGAAGAAGGCGATGCCGAGGATGAGAATGAACGGCAGCGACTGGATGAGAAGGTAGAGCAGGACGTTGGGCTGCTCGGCTTCCTTGCCGGAATAGGACACGCCCGCGTCGTCGAGCATCTTGGGCAGGCCGGTATCACCCGCCACCGGCGTGGTGGCGAAGGTATCGCCGTTCTTCATCGTGCCGGTGATCTGGTTCGGCGCGATCTGGACGTCCTTGACGCTGCCGGCAGCGACGCGCTCGCGAAATTCGGAGTAGCCGATGGACGAGCCGGGCGCCTGCCCTGCCTGACCGAACATCGAGACGACGAGCAGCAGCGCGAGGAAAATTCCGCCCCACACCATCAGGCTCTTGATCCAAGGATTGCCCCCGGGGCCGGACCCCTGCGGGTTGTTGTCGTCGTTCATATCGATGAACCGTCCTTTCCTGCACACGAATGTAGGCGCGCAGGGGTGAATGGCAAGATAACCGGCCCGTCTAAACGACGAGGCGCGAAAGGCCTCCTGGGTCATTGCCGCCGCGCATCCGGCATGTCCCGGAGTGTGTACGGTAGCGCGGGAACTTGGTCGACGGTCGGAAGTTTATGTCCAGATGAGGGTCGGGACCAAGGATAGAAGCAGCGCGACCATCCGCGAGGTCCTTCGCAGCGAAACCGGCCAATCGCACGATCTGCTGGACCAATCGCTGGGCTCGCTCGATTTGTGCGAGCGCGGCGAATACGCCCTGTTTCTCCAAACCCAACTGGCGGCTCGTCGCCCCATTGAGGCTTGGTGCGCGGTAAATGTGCCCAACGAATTCCTGCCGCCCCTGCAATCGCCTCTGATCGAAGCGGACCTGCGCGCCATGGCTTCGCTTGTGCCCGAGACCGTCATCGGTTCCTTGTCCGCCCCGCCCAACGGCTGGCTGGGAGTGGCCTGGGCGGTAGCCGGCTCGTCGCTCGGCAACCGCATGATGCTCAAGCGCTTGGCAAGCCGTGGGTCGGATTTGCCCCGCTCGTTTCTCGGCGATGACGCCATGCCCGCCTACTTCGCGAGGATTCGTCCGCTGCTCGAGCGACCGGCTGCGGTTGCGGAAGCGCTCGCAGAACAAGTCGCCGCCGCCGGGGCTGTCTTCGGGACGTTCGCAAGTGCCATCCCGCGCGCGATACAAGAACCAGAGTTTGAACAAGCCGCATGAATACCATGTACACCACGGTCGACCTGACCAACTGCGATCGTGAACCGATACATCTGCTCGGCCGCATTCAGCCTTTCGGAGCACTCGTCGCAGTCAATGCAGACTGGATGGTTGCGCAGTATTCGGAAAACTTCGACGCGATACTCGATGCGCAGACGACGATTGCACCGGGCATGCGGATCGCCGATCTCTTTCTCCCCGAGGCCGTCGGCGCATTGCGCGCTACGCTCGGCCAGATGCGCGGATCGGACTCGGTCGAGCGGATTTTCGGCCTGATCCTGACGGTCGGCGGCGCGCCGTTCGATGTGGCCGTCCATTCGACGGGCCCCCTGACCATTATCGAGATCGAGCCCCACGATGCGGCCGGCTTTGCCAGCCATGTCGGCACTTTGCGTGCCATCATGGCGGAACTCGAGACCTGCGGCGAGACCATGGCACTTTGCCGCGAGGCCGCCGGCCAGATGAAACGCCTCCTCGGTTTCGACCGGGTCATGGTCTACAAGTTCCACGAAGATCTGTCGGGCGAAGTCGTGGCCGAAGCGCGCGAGCCCCATCTCGAGAGCTATTTCGGTCTGCGTTATCCCAAGACCGACATTCCGGCGCAGGCGCGCGCGCTTTATCTGCGCAACCCCTTCCGCATCATCAGCGACGTGAACGAAGACGGCGTTCCGATCCTGCCGGGCGTCAGCATCGAGGGCGCGCCGATCGACCTGTCGCTCAGCACCCTTCGCGCGGTATCGCCGATCCACCTCGAATATCTGCGCAACATGGGCGTCGAGGCATCCCTGTCGATCTCGATCGTGGTGCGCGGCAAACTCTGGGGCCTGTTCGCGTGCCACCACTACGCACCCCGCGTGCTGCCCTATTCCTTGCGCACCGTTGCCGAGCTCTTCAGCCAATTGTTTTCGCTGCTCCTCGACCGCGTGCTGACGGATACGGGCACGCGCCTGTCCGCGAAGGGTCGCGAGCTGCACGACCGGCTGATGGCGCGTCTCGCGGGTGGAGTGCCGCTGCTCGACAGTCTCCCCACACTCGAAGCGGTGATCGGCGACATTGTGCAGCATGACGGTTCGAGCATTTATATCGACGGGGTGTACAAGTCGCGCGGCTGTGGGCCTACCGAAGAGCAATTCATGGCGCTGATCCCGGCGCTCAATTCGGCTTCGACCAGCCGGGTCTTCGCCTCAAACGAGCTTGCGGCTCGAATACCGGCGGCTCAGGCCTTCGCGGACAAGGTGGTCGGAGCGATGGTCGTGCCCGTCAGCCGCCGTCCACGGGACTACTTCGTCTTGTGGCGGCGCGAACTGCCGCAGGTCGTCACCTGGGCGGGCAATCCGGAAAAGCCCGTCGAATACGGGCCGAGCGGTTCCCGGCTCACCCCGCGCAAGAGCTTCGAGGCGTGGCAGCAGTCGGTGAACGGCAAAAGCGCGGAATGGGCTGAAGACGAATGCCAGATCGCCGAGTCCCTGCGGGTCACCCTGCTCGAGGTGATCCTCCGACTGACCGATGAGGCCGTGCAGGATCGGGCCCGCGCGCAAGAGCAGCAGGAACTCTTGATCGCGGAACTCAACCACCGCGTCCGCAATATCCTGAACCTCATCCGCAGTCTCATTAGCCAGACCCGGCGCGAGGCGACGGACGTCGCCAGCTTCTCCGACCTTATCGGCGGACGGATCGGTGCACTCGCCACCGCGCACGATCACATCACCAAGGGCAACTGGTCGCCTGCTTCCTTCAAGGACCTCGTGGCCGACGAGGCTAGGGCCTACCTGGGCGGGAAGGAAGACCGTGTTTCGGTCAACGGCGACGACGTCCTGATCGCGCCCGAAGCGTACACCGTCGTCGCGCTCGTCATGCACGAGATGATGACGAATTCGGTGAAGTACGGCGCGCTGTGCGACAGCCGCGGCACCATCGCCATCGACCTGTCGCGCGATCGCAATGGCGACCTCGAGATCGCCTGGACCGAACGCGGCGGCCCCGCGGTGCAGGCCCCGCAGCGGCGTGGCTTCGGATCGACGATCACCGAACGGTCGATCCCGTATGAACTACGCGGTGAGGCACAGGTCCAGTACAAGCTCGGCGGGGTAGAGGCGCGCTTCGTCATTCCACAGCGCTTCGTCCGTGCGGGTGCAGCGGCCAGCGGCGATGGCGCCGGTGCAGGAGCGGCGAAAGCCACGAATGCGGCGGCCGCGCCCGGCGAGATCCCCGAGCACGTGCTGGTGGTTGAAGACAGCATGATCATTGCGATGGACACCGAAGACAGTCTTCGCTCGCTCGGGGTCAAGACAGTGACGACCGCCAGCAACGTGAACCAGGCGCTCGCCTCGATCGAGCAGGATCCGCCCGAGCTGGCCATTCTCGATTACAATCTGGGCACCGAGACGTCCGATCCGGTTGCGGCGCAGCTTCGCGAGCGAGGCATTCCGTTCGTGATGGCGAGCGGCTACGGCGAGCTCGAGGACAGCCTCGATGAATTCGGCGCGTTCGCGTTGCTCAAGAAGCCTTACGGCAAGGCCGAGATTGCGGCCGTGCTCGGGAGGCAGGCAGCCTAGACCGACTGGACGAGGAGCGCGCGCCCACGGAACTCAAGGCGCGCCTCTCCAAGATCGCCCGCCAGTCCGCAGCTCCCCGGCGGGATCGCCAGTCCGTCGATGACGACGCTGTCGTCGAGCGGGACGACCAGCGTTGGCCTGCCGCCGTAGCGCGCGAGCGTTTCGCCGTTCGGCGCGCCGTCGGTCCGGTCCAGCCGGAAATGCGGCCCGTCTACCAGCTTGACCGATCCATGCGCGGGTACATGACACCGCAGGGCCGGATCGTGCGGTGCACCGCTCGCGACCGCGATTGCAT
Protein-coding regions in this window:
- a CDS encoding HWE histidine kinase domain-containing protein — translated: MNTMYTTVDLTNCDREPIHLLGRIQPFGALVAVNADWMVAQYSENFDAILDAQTTIAPGMRIADLFLPEAVGALRATLGQMRGSDSVERIFGLILTVGGAPFDVAVHSTGPLTIIEIEPHDAAGFASHVGTLRAIMAELETCGETMALCREAAGQMKRLLGFDRVMVYKFHEDLSGEVVAEAREPHLESYFGLRYPKTDIPAQARALYLRNPFRIISDVNEDGVPILPGVSIEGAPIDLSLSTLRAVSPIHLEYLRNMGVEASLSISIVVRGKLWGLFACHHYAPRVLPYSLRTVAELFSQLFSLLLDRVLTDTGTRLSAKGRELHDRLMARLAGGVPLLDSLPTLEAVIGDIVQHDGSSIYIDGVYKSRGCGPTEEQFMALIPALNSASTSRVFASNELAARIPAAQAFADKVVGAMVVPVSRRPRDYFVLWRRELPQVVTWAGNPEKPVEYGPSGSRLTPRKSFEAWQQSVNGKSAEWAEDECQIAESLRVTLLEVILRLTDEAVQDRARAQEQQELLIAELNHRVRNILNLIRSLISQTRREATDVASFSDLIGGRIGALATAHDHITKGNWSPASFKDLVADEARAYLGGKEDRVSVNGDDVLIAPEAYTVVALVMHEMMTNSVKYGALCDSRGTIAIDLSRDRNGDLEIAWTERGGPAVQAPQRRGFGSTITERSIPYELRGEAQVQYKLGGVEARFVIPQRFVRAGAAASGDGAGAGAAKATNAAAAPGEIPEHVLVVEDSMIIAMDTEDSLRSLGVKTVTTASNVNQALASIEQDPPELAILDYNLGTETSDPVAAQLRERGIPFVMASGYGELEDSLDEFGAFALLKKPYGKAEIAAVLGRQAA
- a CDS encoding biliverdin-producing heme oxygenase, translating into MRVGTKDRSSATIREVLRSETGQSHDLLDQSLGSLDLCERGEYALFLQTQLAARRPIEAWCAVNVPNEFLPPLQSPLIEADLRAMASLVPETVIGSLSAPPNGWLGVAWAVAGSSLGNRMMLKRLASRGSDLPRSFLGDDAMPAYFARIRPLLERPAAVAEALAEQVAAAGAVFGTFASAIPRAIQEPEFEQAA
- the ftsH gene encoding ATP-dependent zinc metalloprotease FtsH, coding for MNDDNNPQGSGPGGNPWIKSLMVWGGIFLALLLVVSMFGQAGQAPGSSIGYSEFRERVAAGSVKDVQIAPNQITGTMKNGDTFATTPVAGDTGLPKMLDDAGVSYSGKEAEQPNVLLYLLIQSLPFILILGIAFFALRQVQKGGGAGGAMGFGKSKAKLLTEKQGRVTFADVAGIDEAREELEEIVEFLRDPQRFSKLGGQIPKGALLVGSPGTGKTLLARAIAGEAGVPFFTISGSDFVEMFVGVGASRVRDMFEQAKKNAPCIVFIDEIDAVGRHRGHGLGNSNDEREQTLNQLLVEMDGFEANEGIIIIAATNRPDVLDPALLRPGRFDRQVVVPVPDIDGREKILAVHMKKVPLAPDVNARTIARGTPGFSGADLANLVNEAALLAARRNKRLVAMQEFEDAKDKVMMGAERRSMVMTDDEKKMTAYHEAGHALVSMHEAASDPIHKATIIPRGRALGMVMRLPERDNYSYHRDKMHADLAVSMGGRVAEEIIFGHDKVSSGASSDIQYATSLARNMVTKWGMSEKLGPLQYEQSQEGYLGYGGSQRTMGSDETNKLIDAEIKALVEGAHRRATEILKTQEDKLHLLAQAMLEYETLTGDEIRALLDNGKIDRPDAPASPTAKPVRGSAIPKAGRRFGGEAPAAS